From one Streptomyces sp. CA-210063 genomic stretch:
- a CDS encoding transposase family protein produces MDQLREHPGAVPEEIPGLLERLAEVPHPRDPRGVRHALVVVLALTACAVLAGSTSLLAVGEWITDAPPSVLERLGVRPDPLSPKRCLPAEATVRRLLGRIDGDALDRAVGRWPADRRAGADGQLHAVAVDGKTLRGAARATGRKIHLLAACDHLSGLVLAQLAVSEKTNEITCFPASAGNPR; encoded by the coding sequence TTGGACCAACTCCGCGAGCATCCCGGGGCCGTGCCCGAGGAGATCCCGGGCCTGCTGGAGCGACTGGCCGAGGTTCCCCACCCTCGCGATCCGCGCGGCGTACGGCACGCTCTGGTCGTCGTGCTCGCGCTGACCGCGTGCGCGGTTCTGGCCGGATCGACCTCCCTGCTGGCGGTGGGTGAGTGGATCACCGACGCCCCGCCGTCCGTCCTGGAGCGCCTTGGCGTACGGCCCGACCCGCTGTCCCCGAAGCGGTGCCTGCCGGCGGAGGCGACGGTGCGGCGGCTGCTGGGCCGCATCGACGGCGACGCGTTGGACCGGGCGGTGGGTCGGTGGCCGGCCGACCGGCGCGCTGGGGCCGACGGTCAACTGCACGCAGTGGCGGTCGACGGCAAGACCCTACGCGGAGCGGCCAGGGCCACGGGCCGCAAGATCCACCTGCTCGCCGCCTGCGACCACCTCTCCGGCCTGGTCCTCGCCCAACTCGCCGTAAGCGAGAAGACCAACGAGATCACTTGCTTCCCAGCCTCTGCTGGAAACCCTCGCTGA
- a CDS encoding DUF2975 domain-containing protein: MGKLTVRALRALLVVVLAGTVLVQALMVWTLVSGSDPEDGSLPLTALRVITILGMVSVQVALVCVWRLVTMVRRGTVFSHAAFRYVDGVIGAIVAAALVWFAVTAINAPGQRDDPGVTVIMGGVGVAILGVALIVLVLRMLLAQAVARDVEATRMQAELDEVI, translated from the coding sequence ATGGGAAAGCTGACCGTGCGTGCGCTGCGCGCCCTGCTCGTGGTGGTGCTCGCCGGCACCGTGCTCGTGCAGGCATTGATGGTGTGGACATTGGTCAGCGGGAGCGACCCGGAGGACGGGTCGCTCCCGCTGACCGCGCTGCGCGTGATCACGATCCTGGGCATGGTGTCGGTCCAGGTCGCCCTGGTCTGCGTATGGCGGCTGGTGACGATGGTGCGACGCGGAACCGTGTTCTCCCACGCCGCCTTCCGGTACGTGGACGGCGTGATCGGCGCGATCGTGGCGGCTGCCCTCGTATGGTTCGCGGTCACGGCCATCAATGCGCCGGGCCAGAGGGACGACCCGGGCGTCACCGTCATCATGGGCGGGGTTGGCGTGGCCATCCTGGGGGTCGCGCTCATCGTGCTCGTGCTGCGGATGCTGCTCGCCCAGGCCGTCGCGCGCGACGTCGAAGCGACGCGGATGCAGGCCGAGCTGGACGAGGTGATCTGA
- a CDS encoding S66 peptidase family protein, which translates to MTGTARPQLLRPRALRPGDLVVIAALSGPLPTAYEPNVQRTVELFERIGFRVRRAPLLELGRHHWWSAATPAEIAAELNGLLRDPEVRAIIASDGGQTALGYLDLIDVDAIKTDPKPILGYSDISLLHLVLHGRTGLVGFHADMAVPGFGGQWPSAPTARQAELEQLYCRLLTGTAAIGALPASPSWECWRPGRAEGPLIGGVINRIVLAQATPFALPLERFDGAVLFWEEMGGLASYVWSYLQVMRHCGILDRISGMVVGVPREIGGLEPGASPSLREIVLDVLGDRDIPVLGNVEFGHAGPNLPMPVGIRAGLDAQRRTLSLLEPTVGPLAMTGPVS; encoded by the coding sequence ATGACGGGTACTGCACGGCCCCAGCTGCTTCGACCGCGTGCCCTCAGGCCCGGAGACCTCGTAGTCATCGCCGCGCTGTCCGGCCCGCTGCCGACCGCCTACGAGCCCAACGTTCAGCGAACGGTGGAACTGTTCGAGCGAATAGGTTTCCGCGTGCGGCGGGCTCCGCTGCTCGAATTAGGACGGCACCATTGGTGGAGCGCGGCCACGCCGGCCGAGATCGCCGCAGAACTCAACGGACTTCTGCGTGATCCCGAGGTGCGCGCGATTATCGCGAGTGACGGCGGCCAGACGGCGCTCGGCTACCTCGACCTCATCGACGTCGACGCGATCAAGACCGACCCCAAGCCGATCCTCGGCTACAGCGACATCTCGCTGCTGCACCTGGTGCTCCATGGGCGCACGGGCCTGGTCGGGTTCCACGCCGACATGGCCGTCCCCGGCTTCGGCGGCCAGTGGCCGTCCGCGCCCACGGCGCGCCAGGCGGAACTCGAGCAGCTCTACTGCAGGCTGCTGACCGGTACCGCGGCGATCGGGGCGCTGCCGGCGAGCCCGTCGTGGGAATGCTGGCGTCCAGGTCGCGCCGAAGGGCCGCTGATCGGCGGGGTGATCAACCGCATCGTGCTGGCGCAGGCGACACCCTTCGCGCTGCCGCTGGAGCGGTTCGACGGTGCCGTGCTGTTCTGGGAGGAGATGGGCGGCCTGGCCTCGTACGTGTGGAGCTATCTGCAGGTGATGCGGCACTGCGGCATCCTCGACCGGATCTCCGGCATGGTCGTGGGCGTGCCGCGTGAGATCGGCGGACTTGAGCCCGGCGCGTCCCCATCCCTGCGCGAGATCGTCCTCGACGTCCTCGGCGACCGTGACATCCCGGTCCTGGGCAACGTCGAGTTCGGGCATGCCGGCCCGAACCTGCCGATGCCGGTCGGCATCCGTGCCGGCCTCGATGCGCAACGGCGGACGTTGTCGCTACTCGAACCGACGGTAGGACCTCTCGCGATGACGGGACCGGTGAGCTGA
- a CDS encoding IS630 family transposase, with amino-acid sequence MSDLVGDARAWSPDAQEAVRLLAVSALVDGRDRSEVAALFRVSVRAVDNWWARWQAGGRDALMSRPRGRRAGEHQVLSEAEQAALRQAVVDHTPSELGLSGQLWTRGLIGELIFTLYRVRFTEPGVGKYLKRWGLTFQRPDKRAVEQDPEAVRIWHEETWPAIRARAKADNGEVLFADQVGIRSDQVTGRTWGAKGATPVVHRTGNRFSVNAMSAISTKGRMHFMVFTESFDATVMCRFLARLVGHFDRKVHLVVDRHSAHRSKAVRAWLADHKDQVELNFLPSYSPELNPDELVNADLKRSLPHTHRARNQTELASETRRFFHRRQRQPHIVRGYFGGRHVRYVIDEWTP; translated from the coding sequence GTGAGTGATCTGGTGGGGGATGCGCGGGCCTGGTCGCCGGACGCACAGGAGGCTGTACGTCTGCTGGCGGTGTCCGCGCTGGTGGACGGCCGGGACCGGTCGGAGGTTGCGGCCCTGTTCAGAGTGTCGGTCAGGGCCGTGGACAACTGGTGGGCGAGGTGGCAGGCGGGTGGCCGAGACGCGCTGATGTCCCGCCCGCGGGGCCGGCGCGCGGGTGAACATCAGGTTCTGTCCGAGGCTGAGCAGGCCGCTCTCCGGCAGGCCGTCGTGGACCACACTCCATCTGAACTGGGTCTTTCCGGTCAGCTGTGGACGCGAGGGCTGATAGGCGAACTGATCTTCACGCTGTACCGGGTCCGCTTCACCGAGCCGGGAGTGGGCAAGTACCTCAAGCGGTGGGGACTGACGTTCCAGCGGCCGGACAAGCGGGCCGTCGAGCAGGACCCGGAGGCGGTCCGGATCTGGCACGAGGAGACCTGGCCGGCGATCCGGGCCAGAGCGAAGGCGGACAACGGTGAAGTCCTGTTTGCCGACCAGGTCGGCATCCGGTCGGACCAGGTCACCGGCCGGACCTGGGGGGCCAAAGGCGCGACGCCGGTCGTGCACCGCACCGGGAACCGGTTCTCGGTGAACGCGATGTCCGCGATCAGCACCAAAGGGCGGATGCACTTCATGGTCTTCACCGAGTCGTTCGACGCGACGGTCATGTGCCGCTTCCTGGCCAGGCTCGTCGGCCACTTCGACCGCAAGGTCCACCTGGTCGTGGACCGGCACTCGGCCCACCGCTCGAAGGCCGTCCGGGCGTGGCTCGCCGACCACAAGGACCAGGTCGAACTGAACTTCCTGCCCTCGTACTCACCCGAACTCAACCCGGACGAGCTGGTCAACGCCGACCTCAAACGCAGCCTGCCTCACACCCACCGGGCCAGGAACCAGACTGAACTCGCCTCCGAAACCCGGCGGTTCTTCCACCGTCGACAACGCCAACCTCACATTGTGCGTGGATACTTCGGCGGCCGACACGTCCGCTACGTCATCGACGAGTGGACCCCATGA
- a CDS encoding CHAT domain-containing protein gives MSSPFEKPPLYVVPFTPGAAEGRAQDQSAYAPVLFERPEAVESTVPHGLAKTVATALPGLWYCLHLPAALSDLIDVDIWMLKAAQNLSLEHNILLVPIDCFDEDVLGRHLQYHHPVVTICPDELLDEARQRASTLGFALPTTPYSQLSDATLTAQWKAVHEHFIPDLPRLTGEVPLTHRLDLAPLTLPHRRLARQMGWPTAESVVQDTSASEAFAQALRGQTFLAALTRLEREGASHDEADRRFRQTFEEEATRLRVPVALALPGTAPAYARIAYDSELRRRTGPQSAVNPNDTWSVTLHERPDHMVERAAIEFAVTHQSVASSGLGLMLPTMPPDAFITLAELERHFHTPHSSAAVRRLLTRLNDAAQPLWSKELKAAIQRASYLTVFSDFPLGLLTMPGDSAPLCARLPVMYRPLQPLTRMVQQQLSAPPAMSLDRSIKVLVAECIPVSDPVGRMSRQGWDIARETVAPDSVTLTIIQAETLTLEALRQSVAEHRPDILIISAHGTMVGNMAALVVGDAPHLDLGLDRMPPVVILSACHVAPRGSGTVAITDLLLREGALAVLGTQVPVDVRRNAMLMVRFMVYLAKENTKPGQFSTILDVWHHVQTSNAVNDIIDGSPSLRAWGTSTTINGRPVLVEFMSSRAVGRIRPPHVYEDTERVLGEIADEQGQGDRVRNWFRRPGYVPESLFYIFAGRPDRIHLTPLELLTEQACPGR, from the coding sequence ATGTCGTCACCGTTCGAGAAGCCGCCGTTGTACGTGGTCCCGTTCACTCCGGGAGCCGCGGAGGGCCGGGCTCAGGACCAGTCAGCCTACGCACCCGTTCTGTTTGAGCGCCCGGAGGCTGTGGAGTCGACCGTCCCCCACGGTCTGGCCAAAACGGTGGCCACCGCGCTGCCCGGGCTCTGGTACTGCCTGCACCTACCCGCCGCGCTCTCGGACCTCATCGACGTCGATATCTGGATGCTCAAGGCAGCCCAGAACCTGAGCCTTGAGCACAACATCCTGCTGGTGCCGATCGACTGCTTCGACGAGGACGTACTCGGTCGTCATCTGCAGTACCACCATCCCGTGGTCACCATCTGCCCGGACGAACTGCTGGACGAAGCCCGGCAGCGGGCCTCGACACTGGGATTCGCGCTGCCTACGACTCCCTACTCCCAGCTGTCCGACGCCACCCTCACCGCTCAGTGGAAGGCCGTTCACGAGCACTTCATCCCCGATCTGCCGAGGCTGACGGGGGAGGTGCCCCTCACTCACCGCCTGGATCTGGCCCCCCTCACCCTGCCTCACCGCAGGCTGGCCCGACAGATGGGATGGCCAACTGCAGAGTCGGTCGTCCAGGACACGAGCGCGAGCGAAGCATTCGCGCAGGCCCTCCGTGGCCAGACCTTCTTGGCCGCTTTGACGCGCCTGGAACGGGAGGGGGCATCCCACGACGAGGCTGACCGACGCTTCCGCCAGACATTCGAGGAAGAAGCAACCCGACTGCGGGTACCAGTTGCACTGGCCCTGCCGGGTACGGCACCGGCCTACGCCCGCATCGCCTACGACAGTGAGCTACGGCGCCGGACGGGACCCCAGTCCGCCGTCAACCCGAACGACACATGGTCGGTCACGCTCCACGAACGCCCCGATCACATGGTCGAACGAGCAGCCATCGAATTCGCAGTGACGCACCAGTCCGTCGCGAGCAGCGGACTGGGCCTCATGCTGCCCACCATGCCCCCGGACGCTTTCATCACTCTTGCCGAACTCGAACGGCATTTCCACACCCCCCACAGCAGCGCCGCCGTGAGACGTCTGCTCACCCGGCTCAATGACGCGGCCCAGCCGCTATGGAGCAAAGAACTGAAGGCCGCCATCCAGCGAGCCTCGTACCTGACGGTGTTCTCCGACTTTCCTCTCGGCCTGCTGACCATGCCCGGAGACAGCGCCCCGCTGTGCGCACGCCTGCCCGTCATGTACAGGCCCTTGCAGCCATTGACCAGGATGGTGCAGCAGCAGCTGTCCGCCCCACCGGCCATGAGCCTGGACCGCAGCATCAAAGTCCTGGTGGCCGAGTGCATCCCTGTCAGCGACCCGGTCGGACGGATGTCGAGACAGGGATGGGACATTGCCCGCGAGACCGTCGCACCCGACTCGGTCACACTCACCATCATCCAAGCCGAGACCCTCACCCTTGAAGCTCTCCGGCAATCCGTGGCCGAACACCGCCCCGACATCCTCATCATCAGCGCGCACGGAACGATGGTCGGCAACATGGCCGCGCTTGTGGTTGGTGACGCGCCACACCTGGACCTCGGCCTGGACCGTATGCCGCCGGTGGTTATCCTCAGCGCCTGCCACGTCGCCCCCCGCGGCTCCGGCACCGTGGCCATCACCGATCTCCTGCTACGGGAAGGCGCCCTGGCGGTACTCGGCACACAAGTCCCAGTCGACGTCAGACGTAACGCCATGCTGATGGTCCGCTTCATGGTGTATCTCGCCAAAGAGAACACGAAGCCCGGACAGTTCTCCACCATCCTGGACGTGTGGCATCACGTGCAGACGTCGAACGCGGTCAACGACATCATCGACGGAAGCCCCAGCCTCAGGGCATGGGGCACCAGCACCACCATCAATGGCCGGCCTGTCCTTGTCGAGTTCATGAGCAGCCGGGCCGTCGGCCGAATCCGTCCGCCACACGTCTACGAAGACACCGAACGTGTCCTGGGCGAGATCGCCGACGAGCAGGGCCAGGGCGACCGCGTACGTAACTGGTTCCGCAGGCCGGGCTACGTCCCCGAATCGCTGTTCTACATCTTCGCCGGTCGTCCCGACCGCATTCACCTCACACCCCTGGAGCTGCTGACCGAACAAGCGTGCCCCGGGCGATAG
- a CDS encoding IS5 family transposase: MDRRPYPSDLSDEHWVLIEPMITAWKQDRVRRSATGDPGTRDLREVVNAIFYQNRTGCQWRYLPHDLPAWSAVFYYFTLWREDGLDQRIQELLRCQVREKARRLEDPSLVIIDTQSVRAAAGVPKTTTGLDVNKRTPGRKRGLAVDVLGLIIGVVVLAASAHGNAAGTALLDLAAERCGNRLEKALVDQGFKDEVIIHGALLDITVEVVRRNPADQGKGFVPQPKRWVVEQVNGTLMLHRRLAREYDHRPDTSASCVYWAATANMSRRLTAPSPAWRDTLRAAS; the protein is encoded by the coding sequence ATGGATCGAAGACCGTATCCGAGCGACTTATCGGACGAGCACTGGGTGTTGATCGAGCCGATGATCACGGCCTGGAAGCAGGACCGGGTGAGACGGTCGGCGACCGGAGACCCCGGGACCCGCGATCTCCGGGAGGTCGTGAACGCGATCTTCTACCAGAACCGGACCGGCTGTCAGTGGCGCTACCTGCCCCATGACCTTCCCGCCTGGTCGGCGGTGTTCTACTACTTCACGCTCTGGCGCGAGGACGGCCTTGACCAGCGGATCCAGGAACTCCTGCGCTGTCAGGTACGGGAGAAGGCCCGCCGATTAGAGGACCCGTCCCTCGTGATCATCGACACCCAGTCCGTGCGTGCGGCCGCGGGTGTCCCGAAGACCACGACGGGACTGGATGTGAACAAGAGGACGCCGGGGCGCAAGCGGGGACTGGCCGTCGACGTGCTGGGCCTGATCATCGGCGTCGTCGTCCTGGCCGCCTCCGCCCACGGCAACGCCGCCGGCACCGCCCTGCTCGATCTGGCGGCCGAACGGTGCGGGAACCGTCTCGAGAAGGCCCTCGTGGACCAGGGCTTCAAGGACGAAGTCATCATCCACGGCGCACTGCTGGACATCACCGTCGAGGTCGTCCGCCGCAACCCGGCCGACCAGGGCAAAGGCTTCGTCCCACAACCGAAGCGGTGGGTGGTCGAGCAGGTCAACGGCACCCTGATGCTGCACCGGCGCCTGGCTCGCGAGTACGACCACCGGCCCGACACCTCCGCCTCGTGCGTCTACTGGGCCGCCACCGCGAACATGTCCCGTCGCCTCACCGCACCCAGCCCGGCCTGGCGCGACACCCTCCGAGCGGCCTCGTGA
- a CDS encoding replication-relaxation family protein, with the protein MPGEASRPRKAVAAKAGAEIRGEVLLTLAQLRLATRRQLKALLPRQQDTGHVRRVLRNLRDESPALVGRTNRAQQSYWYFAPAGLAEAAASGELAPTAGRATGKRVAASRTRLREHDLALVDTVIAFHQAKMADHADWQLEVAHPTPAGNLVPDAVVLLADGSSAFVEIDRTMSSARLVVKLERYDAYRKPPPSGRGNAARAPRSHWQETYAGPSMDRPFPPVLFVFAPALRRAAPATSEAAFHERAQRARA; encoded by the coding sequence GTGCCTGGAGAAGCGTCCCGGCCGCGGAAAGCCGTCGCTGCGAAGGCCGGAGCGGAGATCCGTGGCGAGGTCCTGCTCACTCTCGCTCAGCTGCGCCTGGCCACACGCCGCCAGCTCAAGGCGCTGCTGCCCCGCCAGCAGGACACCGGCCACGTCCGTCGCGTGCTGCGCAACCTGCGCGACGAATCCCCGGCCCTGGTCGGCCGGACCAACCGCGCCCAGCAGAGCTACTGGTACTTCGCCCCGGCGGGCCTCGCCGAAGCCGCCGCCTCCGGCGAACTCGCGCCGACGGCCGGTCGGGCCACCGGCAAGCGCGTCGCCGCCAGCAGGACGCGCCTGCGGGAGCACGACCTCGCCCTGGTCGACACCGTCATCGCCTTCCACCAGGCGAAGATGGCCGACCACGCCGACTGGCAACTCGAAGTCGCCCACCCCACCCCGGCCGGGAACCTGGTGCCCGACGCCGTGGTGCTCCTGGCCGACGGCTCCAGCGCCTTCGTGGAGATCGACCGCACCATGTCCTCCGCCCGCCTGGTCGTCAAGCTGGAACGCTACGACGCCTACCGCAAGCCGCCGCCGTCCGGGCGCGGCAACGCCGCCCGCGCCCCACGCAGTCACTGGCAGGAGACCTACGCCGGGCCGTCCATGGACAGGCCCTTCCCGCCGGTGCTGTTCGTCTTCGCTCCCGCCCTGCGCCGCGCGGCCCCGGCAACGAGTGAGGCCGCCTTCCACGAGCGCGCCCAACGCGCTCGGGCGTGA
- a CDS encoding helix-turn-helix domain-containing protein: protein MPIAVDIDVMLARRKMSVGELADRVGITPANLAVLKNGRAKAVRFATLAALCEVLKCQPGDLLRWEAEDAQLTDVPFQDHGVLDAP, encoded by the coding sequence ATGCCGATCGCCGTCGACATCGACGTGATGCTGGCCAGGCGGAAGATGTCCGTGGGCGAGCTCGCGGACCGCGTAGGGATCACGCCCGCCAACCTGGCGGTCCTCAAGAACGGCCGCGCCAAGGCGGTGCGCTTCGCGACGCTCGCCGCGCTCTGCGAGGTGCTCAAGTGCCAGCCGGGCGACCTGCTGCGCTGGGAGGCTGAGGACGCGCAGCTGACTGACGTGCCCTTCCAAGATCATGGAGTTCTCGACGCCCCGTGA